In one Aquabacterium sp. OR-4 genomic region, the following are encoded:
- the sucC gene encoding ADP-forming succinate--CoA ligase subunit beta encodes MKIHEYQGKEILRQFNVPVPRGIAAFSVQEAVEAAQKLGGPVWVVKAQIHAGGRGKGGGVKVTKSLDGVKDLAGQILGMQLVTHQTGPEGQKVRRLYIEEGADIKKEYYVSLVTDRASQKVAFIASSEGGMDIEEVAHSTPEKISTELIDPLTGLGDAQAAKIARAIGLPEGSVAQAVEIFQNLYRCYMATDASLVEINPLNCDSQGKLIALDAKFNFDANALFRHPEIVAYRDLDEEDPAEVEASKFDLAYISLDGNIGCLVNGAGLAMATMDTIKLFGGEPANFLDVGGGATAEKVTEAFKIMLKNPDVKGILVNIFGGIMRCDTIAEGVMTACKAVNLSVPLVVRMKGTNEDLGKKMLAESGLPIIAADTMAEAATKIVAAVA; translated from the coding sequence GTGAAGATCCACGAATACCAAGGCAAGGAAATCCTGCGCCAGTTCAATGTGCCGGTGCCGCGCGGCATTGCGGCGTTCTCGGTGCAGGAGGCGGTGGAAGCCGCGCAGAAGCTGGGCGGCCCCGTGTGGGTTGTGAAGGCGCAGATCCATGCGGGCGGCCGCGGCAAGGGCGGCGGCGTGAAGGTCACCAAGAGCCTGGACGGCGTGAAGGACCTGGCTGGCCAGATCCTGGGCATGCAGCTGGTCACGCACCAGACCGGCCCCGAGGGCCAGAAGGTGCGCCGCCTGTACATCGAGGAAGGTGCCGACATCAAGAAGGAGTACTACGTCTCCCTCGTCACCGACCGCGCCTCGCAGAAGGTGGCCTTCATCGCCAGCAGCGAAGGCGGCATGGACATCGAAGAGGTGGCCCACAGCACGCCCGAGAAGATCAGCACCGAGCTGATCGACCCGCTCACCGGCCTGGGTGATGCGCAGGCGGCCAAGATCGCGCGCGCCATCGGCCTGCCCGAGGGCTCGGTGGCCCAGGCGGTCGAGATCTTCCAGAACCTCTACCGCTGCTACATGGCAACAGACGCCAGCCTGGTCGAGATCAACCCGCTGAACTGCGACAGCCAGGGCAAGCTGATTGCGCTGGACGCCAAGTTCAACTTCGACGCCAACGCGCTGTTCCGCCACCCCGAGATCGTGGCCTACCGCGATCTGGACGAGGAAGACCCGGCCGAGGTGGAAGCCAGCAAGTTCGACCTCGCCTACATCAGCCTGGACGGCAACATCGGCTGCCTGGTCAACGGCGCCGGTCTGGCCATGGCCACCATGGACACCATCAAGCTGTTCGGCGGCGAGCCGGCCAACTTCCTGGACGTGGGCGGTGGCGCCACGGCCGAGAAGGTGACCGAGGCCTTCAAGATCATGCTGAAGAACCCGGATGTGAAGGGCATCCTGGTGAACATCTTCGGCGGCATCATGCGCTGCGACACCATCGCCGAAGGCGTGATGACCGCGTGCAAGGCGGTGAACCTGTCGGTGCCGCTGGTGGTGCGCATGAAGGGCACCAACGAAGACCTGGGCAAGAAGATGCTGGCCGAAAGCGGCCTGCCGATCATCGCCGCAGACACCATGGCTGAAGCCGCCACCAAGATCGTGGCGGCTGTGGCCTGA
- the sucD gene encoding succinate--CoA ligase subunit alpha → MSILINKDTRVITQGITGKTGQFHTKGCQGYANGQAAFVAGVNPKKAGESFEGIPIYASVKEAAQAQSATVSVIYVPPAGAAAAIWEAVEADLDLAICITEGIPVKDMLEVRNKMKAKEAAGGKKTLLLGPNCPGLITPDEIKIGIMPGHIHRKGRIGVVSRSGTLTYEAVAQLTEIGLGQSSAVGIGGDPINGLKHIDVMRLFNDDPDTDAVIMIGEIGGPDEAEAARWVKDHMKKPVVGFIAGVTAPPGKRMGHAGALISGGADTADAKLAVMEECGFTITRNPSEMGKLLKGLLKL, encoded by the coding sequence ATGTCCATCCTCATCAACAAAGACACCCGCGTCATCACCCAGGGCATCACCGGCAAGACCGGCCAGTTCCATACCAAGGGCTGCCAGGGCTACGCCAACGGCCAGGCCGCCTTCGTGGCCGGCGTCAACCCGAAGAAGGCCGGCGAGAGCTTCGAAGGCATCCCGATCTACGCCAGCGTGAAAGAGGCCGCCCAGGCCCAGAGCGCCACGGTCAGCGTGATCTACGTGCCGCCGGCCGGTGCCGCGGCCGCCATCTGGGAGGCGGTGGAAGCCGACCTCGATCTGGCGATCTGCATCACCGAAGGCATTCCGGTCAAGGACATGCTGGAAGTGCGCAACAAGATGAAGGCCAAGGAGGCCGCCGGCGGCAAGAAGACGCTGCTGCTGGGCCCCAACTGCCCGGGCCTGATCACGCCCGACGAGATCAAGATCGGCATCATGCCGGGCCACATCCACCGCAAGGGCCGCATCGGCGTGGTCAGCCGCTCGGGCACGCTGACCTACGAAGCCGTGGCGCAGCTCACCGAGATCGGCCTGGGCCAATCGAGCGCGGTCGGCATCGGCGGCGACCCGATCAACGGCCTGAAGCACATCGACGTGATGCGCCTGTTCAACGACGATCCCGACACCGACGCGGTGATCATGATCGGCGAGATCGGCGGCCCCGACGAGGCCGAGGCCGCACGCTGGGTGAAGGATCACATGAAGAAGCCGGTGGTCGGCTTCATCGCCGGCGTCACCGCCCCTCCGGGCAAGCGCATGGGCCATGCCGGCGCGCTGATCTCGGGCGGCGCCGACACCGCCGACGCCAAGCTGGCGGTGATGGAGGAGTGCGGCTTCACCATCACCCGCAACCCCAGCGAGATGGGCAAGCTGCTCAAGGGCCTGCTCAAGCTCTGA
- a CDS encoding secretin N-terminal domain-containing protein — translation MPPTFAHARRQTACRAAAGTPPQRLPALLLIAALGQPAWPAPTAAPTAAPATSPATAPATSPAPRRSAHQAVTLNFPSADVETVTRAVAALLNRPILLDPRVKGALSLYTEHEVSPAQAFSIYQAALRGLGFAVIDRDGLLTVLPEADAKLHARALSTGAPASVPAGDPVLTQVLRLQHENAQNLVAVLRPLITPNNTVNVSPGSNALVITDYASNLRRLATLVAALDVPSASDVEIIRLQHSTASELAATVLKLVAEGSAGAGGTAGGGAMPAPTVTADAASNALLVRAATPARLAAVRALVARLDQPAADGEGLGSHLVHLRHADATRLAQVLRAAFPNLGGSGAGGAAGVASSGGGQAGGGGGGGGSAGVSAEAAGSSSSARSGASSSAATTPVAATAAPSTGGGIQADPATNTLVISATGAQFRKIRALIDGLDSRRAQLYVESVIVEVDASKAVDVGLQWKSIFNLSATSTLSLGALVMALRATAGTNILSTANLVTLDNEEAKIVVGQNVPFVTGNYTVGTSSSPFQTIERKDVGITLRLRPQIGADNTVRLSIYQESSALSTTTATGTSNAGPTTHKRSIESTVVVDDGKFIVLGGLIEDSLSTADASVPGLASWPLLGGLFRSQSRTRAKSNLVVFLRPHIMRDEAGMNRVSAARYSDMRSAQASVPAEGPPLLDEHSLPRLPALAAPAVPPGQSGQPGLPGLPGQSGQLGPDALPITAPGNAPGTAPPPASTTTP, via the coding sequence ATGCCGCCCACCTTTGCCCATGCCCGCCGGCAGACCGCCTGCCGTGCCGCCGCCGGCACACCGCCGCAGCGCCTGCCGGCCCTGCTGCTGATCGCCGCCCTGGGCCAGCCGGCCTGGCCGGCCCCTACCGCTGCACCCACTGCTGCACCGGCCACCTCGCCCGCCACCGCGCCCGCCACCTCGCCCGCCCCCAGGCGATCGGCCCACCAGGCCGTGACGCTGAACTTTCCGTCGGCCGATGTCGAGACGGTGACGCGCGCCGTGGCGGCCCTGCTCAACCGGCCCATCCTGCTGGACCCGCGGGTCAAGGGCGCGCTGTCGCTCTACACCGAGCACGAAGTCAGCCCGGCACAGGCCTTCTCGATCTACCAGGCCGCGCTGCGCGGCCTGGGCTTTGCGGTGATCGACCGCGACGGCCTGCTCACCGTGCTGCCCGAGGCCGATGCCAAGCTGCACGCCCGCGCACTGAGCACCGGCGCACCCGCCAGCGTGCCGGCCGGCGACCCGGTATTGACCCAGGTACTGCGGCTGCAGCACGAGAACGCGCAGAACCTGGTGGCGGTGCTGCGGCCGCTGATCACGCCCAACAACACGGTCAACGTCAGCCCCGGCAGCAATGCGCTGGTGATCACCGATTACGCCAGCAACCTCAGGCGCCTGGCCACCCTGGTGGCGGCGCTGGACGTGCCCAGCGCCAGCGATGTGGAGATCATCCGCCTGCAGCACAGCACGGCCAGCGAGCTGGCGGCCACGGTGCTCAAGCTGGTGGCCGAGGGCAGCGCGGGCGCGGGCGGCACCGCCGGCGGTGGTGCGATGCCGGCGCCCACCGTCACCGCCGATGCCGCCAGCAACGCGCTGCTGGTGCGCGCCGCCACGCCGGCGCGGCTGGCCGCGGTGCGTGCGCTGGTGGCCCGGCTCGACCAGCCGGCCGCCGATGGCGAGGGCCTGGGCAGCCACCTGGTGCACCTGCGCCATGCCGATGCCACGCGCCTGGCCCAGGTGCTGCGGGCGGCGTTTCCCAACCTGGGTGGCAGCGGCGCCGGTGGCGCGGCGGGGGTGGCCTCATCGGGCGGTGGCCAGGCCGGTGGTGGTGGTGGTGGCGGTGGCAGTGCCGGCGTGTCAGCCGAGGCCGCGGGCAGCAGCAGCAGCGCCAGATCGGGCGCCTCGTCCAGCGCGGCCACCACGCCGGTGGCGGCCACCGCGGCGCCCAGCACCGGGGGCGGCATCCAGGCCGATCCGGCCACCAACACACTGGTGATCAGCGCCACCGGGGCGCAGTTCCGCAAGATCCGCGCACTGATCGATGGCCTGGATTCGCGCCGCGCCCAGTTGTATGTGGAATCGGTGATCGTCGAGGTCGACGCCAGCAAGGCCGTGGATGTGGGCCTGCAATGGAAGTCGATCTTCAACCTCTCGGCCACCAGCACGCTGAGCCTGGGCGCGCTGGTGATGGCGCTGCGGGCCACGGCGGGCACCAACATCCTGTCCACCGCCAACCTGGTGACGCTGGACAACGAGGAGGCCAAGATCGTGGTCGGCCAGAACGTGCCCTTCGTCACCGGCAACTACACGGTGGGCACCAGCAGCAGCCCGTTCCAGACCATCGAGCGCAAGGACGTCGGCATCACCTTGCGGCTGCGCCCGCAGATCGGCGCCGACAACACCGTGCGGCTGTCGATCTACCAGGAGTCGTCGGCGCTTTCCACCACCACCGCCACCGGCACCAGCAATGCCGGGCCGACCACGCACAAGCGCTCGATCGAATCGACGGTGGTGGTCGACGACGGCAAGTTCATTGTGCTGGGCGGCCTGATCGAGGACAGCCTCAGCACCGCCGATGCGTCGGTGCCGGGCCTGGCCAGTTGGCCGCTGCTGGGCGGGCTGTTCCGCAGCCAGTCGCGCACCCGGGCCAAGAGCAATCTGGTGGTGTTTTTGCGGCCGCACATCATGCGCGACGAGGCCGGCATGAACCGGGTGAGCGCCGCGCGCTACAGCGACATGCGCTCCGCGCAGGCCAGCGTGCCGGCCGAGGGCCCGCCGCTGCTGGACGAGCACAGCCTGCCGCGCCTGCCGGCGCTGGCAGCGCCCGCGGTGCCGCCGGGCCAGTCGGGCCAACCGGGCCTGCCGGGCCTGCCGGGCCAGTCTGGCCAACTGGGCCCGGATGCCCTGCCGATCACCGCGCCCGGCAACGCGCCCGGCACCGCGCCACCCCCCGCATCGACCACCACGCCTTGA
- the tagH gene encoding type VI secretion system-associated FHA domain protein TagH: MASRSAALARPQPRPETAAMVSLKILRGAELAPGVRAEVQWPDGTPRFVIGRDPAANWPIPDSTLALSARHCELMVTARGVLLRDLSTNGTFVNDDTERLRTDRLLQHGDRITLGPYQVRLAMVDATVNASPLAARTVGAPRLAPGATPMPAVMPAALPSPVSVPVPVPAADVAQGAAHEADLGLTRMAQPPRAARRPRGVPGAPAAPGASAPTSPSLPHTSPHTSPHASPARPGPVLAAGAPAPGPAGLHRPAPALAHPPRGGELSAAGAQAVRNALADGLGLPASVLASEDALQLTLRVAALAQAAVGGLHHLLAQQARVRNRIGARPPAVLDGEPNPLRLAGESAQAMYALLTHADPGAAVAQACSDLLQHQERLLDAVDASAERMGRTLAPQAFERAIGSASTADAARCWALYLEIWQRMGLPAGQPWAEGFAEALARHLALAYETPRGS; the protein is encoded by the coding sequence ATGGCCAGCCGTTCTGCGGCCCTGGCCCGCCCGCAACCCCGACCCGAAACCGCCGCCATGGTGTCGCTGAAGATCCTGCGCGGGGCCGAACTGGCCCCCGGCGTTCGTGCCGAGGTGCAATGGCCCGATGGCACGCCACGTTTCGTGATCGGCCGCGATCCTGCCGCCAACTGGCCGATTCCTGATTCGACGCTGGCCTTGTCGGCCCGGCACTGCGAGCTGATGGTCACCGCACGCGGTGTGCTGCTGCGCGACTTGTCGACCAACGGCACCTTCGTCAACGACGACACCGAGCGCCTGCGCACCGATCGCCTGCTGCAGCATGGCGACCGCATCACGCTGGGGCCCTACCAGGTGCGCCTGGCGATGGTGGATGCCACGGTCAACGCCAGCCCGCTGGCCGCACGCACCGTGGGCGCCCCGCGGCTGGCGCCCGGCGCGACGCCGATGCCGGCTGTCATGCCGGCCGCACTGCCCAGTCCCGTGTCGGTGCCGGTGCCTGTGCCGGCGGCCGATGTGGCGCAGGGTGCCGCGCACGAGGCCGACCTGGGCCTCACCCGCATGGCCCAGCCGCCGCGCGCCGCACGCCGGCCGCGCGGGGTGCCGGGTGCGCCGGCTGCGCCGGGTGCGTCCGCGCCCACGTCACCCTCGTTGCCGCACACATCGCCGCACACATCGCCGCACGCATCGCCGGCCCGCCCCGGCCCGGTGCTGGCCGCCGGGGCCCCGGCGCCCGGGCCGGCCGGGTTGCACCGGCCAGCGCCCGCCCTGGCCCACCCGCCGCGCGGCGGCGAGCTGTCGGCTGCCGGTGCGCAGGCGGTGCGCAATGCGCTGGCCGATGGCCTGGGCCTGCCGGCCTCGGTGCTGGCCAGTGAAGATGCGCTGCAGCTCACGCTGCGCGTGGCCGCGCTGGCACAGGCCGCGGTGGGCGGCCTGCACCACCTGCTGGCGCAGCAGGCCCGGGTGCGCAACCGCATCGGCGCGCGGCCACCGGCGGTGCTGGATGGCGAGCCCAACCCGCTGCGCCTGGCCGGCGAGTCGGCCCAGGCCATGTACGCGCTGCTGACCCATGCCGACCCCGGTGCCGCCGTGGCCCAGGCCTGCAGCGATCTGCTGCAGCACCAGGAGCGCCTGCTCGACGCGGTGGACGCCAGCGCCGAGCGCATGGGCCGCACGCTGGCGCCGCAGGCTTTCGAGCGCGCCATCGGTTCGGCGTCCACCGCCGATGCCGCGCGCTGCTGGGCGCTGTACCTCGAGATCTGGCAGCGCATGGGCCTGCCCGCCGGCCAGCCCTGGGCCGAAGGCTTTGCCGAGGCGCTGGCCCGCCACCTGGCCCTGGCCTACGAGACGCCGCGCGGCAGCTGA
- the gltA gene encoding citrate synthase yields MTPSDVKATLSFSDGSPSMDLPIYKGSIGPDVIDIRKLYGQTGKFTYDPGFLSTASCNSTITYIDGDKGELLYRGYPIEQLAVQCDFLDTCYLLLNGDLPNAVQQKDFHKLVNNHTMVNEQMQFFLRGFRRDAHPMAVLTGLVGALSAFYHDSTDINNPQHREISAIRLIAKMPTLVAMAYKYSVGQPFMYPRNELSYAGNFMRMMFGTPCEDYKVNPVIERALDRIFILHADHEQNASTSTVRLCGSSGTNPFAAIAAGVACLWGPSHGGANEACLNMLEDIQKMGGVAKVGEFMSQVKDKNSGVKLMGFGHRVYKNYDPRAKLMQETCKEVLTELGLENDPLFKLAMALEKIALEDDYFVARKLYPNVDFYSGIVQRAIGIPVQLFTAVFALARTVGWIAQLNEMIADPEYKIGRPRQLFVGAPRRDVKPLAARS; encoded by the coding sequence ATGACCCCCTCCGACGTGAAAGCAACGCTGTCCTTCTCCGACGGCAGCCCCAGCATGGATCTGCCCATCTACAAGGGCAGCATCGGTCCGGATGTGATCGACATCCGCAAGCTCTACGGCCAGACGGGCAAGTTCACCTACGACCCGGGCTTTCTCAGCACGGCCAGCTGCAACTCGACCATCACCTACATCGATGGCGACAAGGGCGAGCTGCTGTACCGCGGCTACCCGATCGAGCAACTGGCGGTGCAGTGCGACTTCCTCGACACCTGCTACCTGCTGCTCAACGGCGATCTGCCCAATGCGGTGCAGCAGAAAGACTTCCACAAGCTCGTCAACAACCACACGATGGTCAACGAGCAGATGCAGTTCTTCCTGCGCGGCTTCCGTCGTGATGCGCACCCGATGGCCGTGCTGACCGGCCTGGTCGGCGCGCTGTCGGCCTTCTATCACGACAGCACCGACATCAATAACCCGCAGCACCGCGAGATCTCGGCCATCCGCCTGATCGCCAAGATGCCCACGCTGGTGGCCATGGCCTACAAGTACAGCGTCGGCCAGCCCTTCATGTACCCGCGCAACGAGCTGTCGTACGCCGGCAACTTCATGCGCATGATGTTTGGCACGCCGTGCGAGGACTACAAGGTGAACCCGGTGATCGAGCGCGCGCTCGACCGCATCTTCATCCTGCACGCCGACCACGAGCAGAACGCCAGCACCTCCACGGTGCGCCTGTGCGGCTCGTCGGGCACCAACCCGTTTGCCGCCATCGCCGCCGGCGTGGCCTGCCTGTGGGGCCCGTCGCACGGTGGTGCCAACGAGGCCTGCCTGAACATGCTGGAAGACATCCAGAAGATGGGCGGCGTGGCCAAGGTCGGCGAGTTCATGAGCCAGGTGAAGGACAAGAACTCCGGCGTCAAGCTGATGGGCTTCGGTCACCGCGTCTACAAGAACTACGACCCGCGCGCCAAGCTGATGCAGGAAACCTGCAAGGAAGTGCTGACCGAGCTGGGCCTCGAGAACGACCCGCTGTTCAAGCTGGCGATGGCGCTCGAGAAGATCGCGCTGGAAGACGACTACTTCGTGGCGCGCAAGCTCTACCCGAACGTCGACTTCTACTCCGGCATCGTGCAGCGCGCCATCGGCATCCCGGTGCAGCTGTTCACCGCCGTGTTTGCGCTGGCGCGCACGGTGGGCTGGATCGCCCAGCTCAACGAGATGATCGCCGACCCCGAGTACAAGATCGGCCGTCCGCGTCAGCTGTTCGTTGGCGCGCCGCGCCGCGACGTCAAGCCGCTGGCTGCCCGCAGCTGA
- a CDS encoding FAD assembly factor SdhE, with protein MNTPAQDGENGSALIGGTELSRLKWRCRRGLLENDLFIERFFQRHEATLTVRHADGLQALTELADNDLLDLLLARREPEGELARPEVSEVLGMLRATPVPTV; from the coding sequence ATGAACACTCCAGCCCAAGACGGCGAGAACGGCAGTGCCCTGATCGGCGGCACCGAGCTCAGCCGTCTCAAATGGCGCTGCCGCCGCGGCCTGCTCGAGAACGACCTGTTCATCGAGCGGTTTTTCCAGCGCCACGAGGCCACGCTCACGGTGCGCCACGCCGACGGCCTTCAGGCGCTGACCGAATTGGCCGATAACGACCTGCTGGATCTGTTGCTCGCCCGTCGCGAGCCCGAGGGTGAGCTCGCTCGCCCCGAGGTGAGCGAGGTGCTGGGTATGTTGCGTGCTACGCCTGTTCCGACCGTCTAG
- a CDS encoding succinate dehydrogenase iron-sulfur subunit produces the protein MKKTFQIYRYDPDKDAKPYMQTLEVELDGNERMLLDALLKLKALDPTLSFRRSCREGVCGSDAMNINGKNGLACLTNMRDLPGVVVLKPLPGLPVIRDLIVDMTQFFKQYNSIKPYLVNDTQPPEKERLQSPEERDELNGLYECILCASCSTSCPSFWWNPDKFVGPAGLLQAYRFIADSRDQDTAGRLDNLEDPYRLFRCHTIMNCVDVCPKGLNPTKAIGKIKELMVRRAV, from the coding sequence ATGAAGAAGACCTTCCAGATCTACCGCTACGACCCGGACAAGGACGCCAAGCCCTACATGCAGACCCTCGAGGTCGAGCTGGACGGCAACGAGCGCATGCTGCTCGACGCGCTGCTCAAGCTGAAGGCGCTGGACCCGACGCTGAGCTTCCGCCGCAGCTGCCGCGAAGGCGTGTGCGGCTCCGATGCCATGAACATCAACGGCAAGAACGGCCTGGCCTGCCTGACCAACATGCGCGACCTGCCGGGCGTGGTGGTGCTCAAGCCGCTGCCGGGCCTGCCGGTCATCCGCGACCTGATCGTGGACATGACGCAGTTCTTCAAGCAGTACAACTCGATCAAGCCCTACCTGGTCAACGACACCCAGCCGCCCGAGAAGGAGCGCCTGCAGTCGCCCGAGGAGCGTGACGAGCTGAACGGCCTGTACGAGTGCATCCTGTGCGCGAGCTGTTCGACCAGCTGCCCCAGCTTCTGGTGGAACCCCGACAAGTTCGTCGGCCCGGCCGGCCTGCTGCAGGCCTATCGCTTCATTGCCGACAGCCGCGACCAAGACACCGCCGGCCGCCTCGACAACCTCGAAGACCCGTACCGCCTGTTCCGCTGCCACACCATCATGAACTGCGTCGATGTCTGCCCCAAGGGTCTGAACCCCACCAAGGCCATCGGCAAGATCAAGGAACTGATGGTGCGTCGCGCCGTCTGA
- the sdhA gene encoding succinate dehydrogenase flavoprotein subunit, with protein MANIKSSVARRKFDVVIVGAGGSGMRASLQLARAGLNVAVLSKVFPTRSHTVAAQGGIGASLGNMAEDNWHYHFYDTVKGSDWLGDQDAIEFMCREAPKVVYELEHFGMPFDRNPDGTIYQRPFGGHTANYGEKPVQRACAAADRTGHAMLHTLYQQNVKARTQFFVEWMALDIIRDASGDVLGVTALEMETGDVFILEGKVTLFATGGAGRIYAASTNAFINTGDGLGMAARAGIPLEDMEFWQFHPTGVAGAGVLLTEGCRGEGAILRNCNGERFMERYAPTLKDLAPRDFVSRCMDQEIKEGRGCGPNKDYVVLDMTHLGGDTILKRLPSVFEIGHNFANVDITKEPIPVVPTIHYQMGGIPTNINGQVVAPKNGNPNSVINGLYAVGECSCVSVHGANRLGTNSLLDLLVFGKAAGNHIVDALAKAPRNHKDLPADAADYSLARIAKLDASTGGEYAQDVANDLRATMQKHAAVFRTQELMTAGTHAVAAIRERVNGITLKDKSKVFNTARIEALEVANLIEAAQATIEGAAARHECRGAHTVKDYERGADDAEFPLGRNDKEWMKHTLWFSEGNRLDYKPVNLQPLTVDSVPPKVRTF; from the coding sequence ATGGCCAACATCAAGTCTTCCGTCGCCCGCCGCAAGTTCGACGTGGTGATCGTCGGTGCCGGCGGTTCCGGCATGCGCGCCTCGCTGCAGCTGGCCCGTGCCGGTCTGAACGTGGCGGTGCTCTCCAAGGTGTTCCCCACCCGCAGCCACACGGTGGCGGCGCAGGGCGGCATCGGTGCTTCGCTCGGCAACATGGCCGAGGACAACTGGCACTACCACTTCTACGACACGGTCAAGGGCTCGGACTGGCTGGGCGACCAGGACGCCATCGAGTTCATGTGCCGCGAGGCGCCGAAGGTGGTGTACGAGCTCGAGCACTTCGGCATGCCCTTCGACCGCAACCCCGACGGCACGATCTACCAGCGTCCGTTCGGCGGCCACACCGCCAACTACGGTGAAAAGCCGGTGCAGCGCGCCTGCGCCGCGGCCGACCGCACCGGCCACGCCATGCTGCACACGCTGTACCAGCAGAACGTGAAGGCGCGCACGCAGTTCTTTGTGGAATGGATGGCGCTCGACATCATCCGCGACGCCTCGGGCGATGTGCTGGGCGTCACCGCGCTCGAGATGGAGACCGGCGATGTCTTCATCCTCGAAGGCAAGGTCACGCTGTTCGCCACCGGTGGCGCCGGCCGCATCTATGCCGCCAGCACCAACGCCTTCATCAACACCGGCGACGGCCTGGGCATGGCGGCGCGCGCCGGCATCCCGCTCGAAGACATGGAGTTCTGGCAGTTCCACCCCACCGGCGTGGCCGGTGCGGGCGTGCTGCTCACCGAAGGCTGCCGCGGTGAGGGCGCGATCCTGCGCAACTGCAATGGCGAGCGCTTCATGGAGCGCTATGCGCCCACGCTGAAGGATCTGGCGCCGCGCGACTTCGTCTCGCGCTGCATGGACCAGGAGATCAAGGAAGGTCGCGGCTGCGGTCCCAACAAGGACTACGTGGTGCTCGACATGACCCACCTGGGCGGCGACACCATTCTCAAGCGCCTGCCCAGCGTGTTCGAGATCGGCCACAACTTCGCCAACGTCGACATCACCAAGGAACCGATCCCGGTGGTGCCGACCATCCACTACCAGATGGGTGGCATCCCCACCAACATCAACGGCCAGGTGGTGGCGCCGAAGAACGGCAACCCCAACAGCGTGATCAACGGCCTGTACGCGGTGGGCGAGTGCTCGTGCGTCAGCGTGCACGGCGCCAACCGCCTGGGCACCAACTCGCTGCTCGACCTGCTGGTGTTCGGCAAGGCCGCCGGCAACCACATCGTCGATGCGCTGGCCAAGGCCCCGCGCAACCACAAGGATCTGCCGGCCGACGCCGCTGATTACTCGCTGGCGCGCATTGCCAAGCTCGACGCCTCGACCGGCGGCGAGTACGCGCAAGACGTGGCCAACGACCTGCGCGCAACGATGCAGAAGCACGCCGCGGTGTTCCGCACGCAAGAGCTGATGACCGCCGGCACGCACGCCGTGGCAGCCATCCGCGAGCGCGTCAACGGCATCACGCTCAAGGACAAGAGCAAGGTCTTCAACACCGCCCGCATCGAGGCGCTGGAAGTGGCCAACCTGATCGAGGCGGCACAGGCCACCATCGAAGGTGCGGCCGCCCGCCACGAGTGCCGCGGCGCCCACACCGTCAAGGACTACGAACGTGGCGCCGACGACGCCGAGTTCCCGCTGGGCCGCAACGACAAGGAGTGGATGAAGCACACCCTGTGGTTCAGCGAAGGCAACCGCCTCGACTACAAGCCGGTGAACCTCCAGCCGCTGACGGTGGATTCGGTGCCCCCGAAGGTTCGTACTTTCTAA
- the sdhD gene encoding succinate dehydrogenase, hydrophobic membrane anchor protein, translating into MAVNYGSKRVVVGAHYGLRDWLSQRATAVIVVLYAVLLLLQVIFGGPLGYDAWSGIFAQQWMKVFTFVVVVAFSWHAWVGVRDVWMDYVKPVGMRLTLQVATIAWLVGCAGWAVQVLWRL; encoded by the coding sequence ATGGCTGTCAATTACGGTTCGAAGCGCGTGGTCGTTGGCGCGCACTATGGCCTGCGCGACTGGCTCAGCCAGCGCGCCACCGCGGTGATCGTGGTGCTCTACGCGGTGCTGCTGCTGCTGCAGGTGATCTTCGGCGGCCCGCTGGGCTACGACGCCTGGTCGGGCATCTTCGCCCAGCAGTGGATGAAGGTGTTCACCTTCGTCGTGGTGGTGGCCTTCTCGTGGCATGCCTGGGTGGGCGTGCGCGACGTGTGGATGGACTACGTGAAGCCGGTGGGCATGCGCCTGACGCTGCAGGTGGCCACCATCGCGTGGCTGGTCGGCTGTGCCGGCTGGGCGGTGCAGGTGCTGTGGCGCCTGTGA
- the sdhC gene encoding succinate dehydrogenase, cytochrome b556 subunit — MAESIKTRPVSRPGENMKLIEALQYRLPLAAKLSILHRASGLIMFGLLPFVIWLFDKSVSSEISYDAYTSAFVAGIGFVPALIVKLAVLALIWSFLHHAFAGVRHLWMDATHSVTKEQGHSSAVVVFAASLVLTALLGAKLFGLF, encoded by the coding sequence ATGGCAGAGAGCATCAAGACCCGGCCCGTTTCAAGACCGGGCGAGAACATGAAGCTGATCGAGGCGCTGCAGTACCGGCTGCCTTTGGCGGCCAAGCTGTCCATCCTGCACCGCGCCAGCGGCCTGATCATGTTCGGCCTGCTGCCGTTCGTGATCTGGCTGTTCGACAAGAGCGTCAGCTCCGAAATCTCGTACGACGCCTACACCAGCGCCTTTGTCGCCGGCATCGGCTTCGTGCCGGCGCTGATCGTCAAGCTGGCGGTGCTGGCGCTGATCTGGAGCTTCCTGCACCACGCCTTCGCCGGTGTGCGCCACCTGTGGATGGACGCCACCCACAGCGTGACCAAGGAGCAGGGCCACAGCTCGGCGGTGGTGGTGTTTGCCGCCAGCCTGGTGCTTACCGCGCTGCTGGGCGCCAAGCTGTTCGGCCTGTTCTGA